One Nocardia sp. BMG111209 DNA segment encodes these proteins:
- a CDS encoding MlaD family protein: MFEPDGRGPSAAKLLLTGICFVAVAAVAATAMIANSQGVFRKSVTVVAVMANVGDGLPPKSDVKYEGVRVGFVTDVTPAGAAGLNEVHIRLGPEYAPHIPGTVTARVVPSNVFAVPSIQLLDNGSAPALVSGARIAQDRSLATVRLQTSLDQLRQIVAAVGRQGTDSAVGMLATLAAATDGRGAALGDAGSQLRQIVAALRSVVSPQEAPTTLDALSAALRELQTTAPELLDALHHSVVPMLTIAQQREQLTALLTGGLHTTGTVADALDRRVDQIVGVTTHMGPALDAIGDGAATFPQITLSVTRLTTAFVQTFDPATQRITAKVIVQMTPNRQYTRADCPRYGDLAGPSCATGPTEAMPAAGQLPPGLDPRNFHPPAALGPDIGPIGSPQEQQQIAGILGGPPNAAADLLFGPLVRGMSVTVAPDPNGGS; encoded by the coding sequence ATGTTCGAACCCGACGGCCGCGGTCCGTCGGCGGCGAAATTGCTGCTGACGGGGATCTGTTTCGTCGCCGTCGCAGCCGTCGCGGCGACGGCGATGATTGCGAATTCGCAAGGGGTATTTCGCAAGTCCGTCACCGTCGTCGCCGTCATGGCGAATGTGGGCGACGGGTTGCCACCGAAATCCGATGTGAAGTACGAGGGAGTCCGGGTCGGTTTCGTCACCGACGTCACCCCGGCCGGCGCGGCCGGGCTGAACGAGGTGCACATCCGGCTCGGCCCCGAATACGCACCGCACATACCCGGCACGGTCACCGCCCGGGTGGTGCCCAGCAACGTGTTCGCGGTGCCGTCGATCCAGTTGCTGGACAACGGTTCCGCCCCGGCTCTGGTCTCGGGGGCACGGATCGCCCAGGACCGCAGCCTCGCCACCGTGCGCCTGCAGACCTCGCTGGATCAGCTGCGGCAGATCGTCGCGGCGGTCGGCCGGCAGGGCACGGATTCCGCGGTCGGCATGCTCGCGACGCTTGCCGCCGCCACAGACGGGCGCGGCGCGGCGCTCGGCGACGCCGGCTCGCAGCTGCGGCAGATAGTTGCCGCGCTGCGGTCGGTCGTCTCACCACAGGAGGCGCCCACCACCCTGGACGCCCTCTCGGCCGCGTTGCGCGAATTGCAGACGACCGCACCGGAACTGCTCGACGCGCTGCACCACTCGGTGGTGCCGATGCTGACGATCGCGCAGCAGCGTGAGCAGCTCACCGCCCTGCTGACCGGCGGGCTGCACACCACCGGTACGGTCGCCGACGCCCTGGACCGCCGGGTGGATCAGATCGTCGGCGTCACGACACACATGGGACCGGCGCTGGACGCGATCGGCGACGGCGCCGCCACCTTCCCGCAGATCACGCTCTCGGTGACCAGGCTGACCACCGCCTTCGTCCAGACCTTCGATCCCGCCACCCAGCGGATCACCGCCAAGGTCATCGTGCAGATGACCCCGAACCGGCAGTACACCCGGGCCGACTGCCCGCGCTACGGCGATCTGGCCGGCCCCAGCTGTGCCACCGGCCCGACCGAGGCCATGCCCGCCGCCGGGCAGCTGCCGCCGGGCCTGGATCCGCGCAATTTCCACCCGCCGGCCGCGCTGGGCCCGGATATCGGTCCCATCGGCAGCCCACAGGAACAGCAGCAGATCGCGGGCATCCTCGGCGGGCCGCCGAACGCCGCCGCGGACCTGCTGTTCGGCCCGCTGGTGCGCGGTATGAGCGTCACGGTCGCGCCGGATCCGAACGGAGGTTCGTGA
- a CDS encoding MCE family protein — protein sequence MSYRRSLLVLVVFLIVSAVLSWTVVVTLERGVAGGTSKYSALFSDVSGLRVGDDVRMAGVRVGRVESVGLTGTVARVGFRVQNDQVLYGDSTVSVTYQNLIGQRYLGIARSGQGDLAALRPSAEIPIERTEPSFDISKLLNGFEPLFGTLDHRAVDNISGALIKALQGDNGAITTLIAETTQLAETFAGPDEVLGQVITNLTTVVDNLAKQSGNLTTVIQQTRTVFEGLDTNRRALFDSVDQISQVVGRASEIIAADRPALGDFINREPGFTQHFIDNKKKFEFMGDNLPLVLKGMARMTQDGAYVEAYACDVQLSLTPGLGPLIPEIVDSATPGGVAKHTSKCR from the coding sequence ATGAGTTATCGCCGGTCGTTACTGGTACTGGTGGTCTTCCTGATCGTCTCGGCGGTGCTGAGCTGGACGGTCGTGGTCACCCTGGAACGTGGTGTCGCGGGCGGCACGTCGAAATATTCGGCGCTGTTCAGCGATGTGTCCGGGCTGCGCGTCGGTGACGACGTGCGCATGGCCGGGGTGCGGGTCGGGCGGGTCGAGTCGGTCGGCCTCACCGGAACCGTTGCCCGCGTGGGCTTCCGGGTGCAGAACGATCAGGTGCTCTACGGCGACAGCACGGTGTCGGTCACCTATCAGAACCTCATCGGGCAGCGCTACCTCGGTATCGCGCGCAGCGGTCAGGGCGATCTCGCCGCGCTGCGCCCCAGCGCCGAGATCCCGATCGAGCGGACCGAGCCGTCCTTCGACATCTCCAAGCTGCTCAACGGTTTCGAGCCGCTGTTCGGCACGCTGGACCACCGCGCGGTCGACAACATCAGTGGCGCGCTGATCAAGGCGCTACAGGGCGACAACGGCGCGATCACCACGCTGATCGCCGAAACCACCCAGCTGGCGGAGACTTTCGCCGGACCGGACGAGGTACTCGGCCAGGTGATCACGAATCTCACCACCGTCGTGGACAATCTGGCGAAGCAGAGCGGCAATCTGACCACGGTGATCCAGCAGACCCGCACGGTCTTCGAGGGGCTGGACACCAACCGCCGCGCGCTGTTCGACTCGGTCGACCAGATCTCGCAGGTGGTCGGCCGCGCGTCCGAGATCATCGCCGCGGACCGGCCCGCGCTGGGCGACTTCATCAATCGCGAACCGGGTTTCACCCAGCACTTCATCGACAACAAGAAGAAGTTCGAGTTCATGGGTGACAACCTGCCGCTGGTGCTGAAGGGGATGGCCCGGATGACGCAGGACGGTGCGTACGTGGAGGCGTACGCCTGTGATGTCCAACTGTCGCTGACCCCGGGACTGGGGCCGCTGATCCCGGAGATCGTCGACAGCGCGACCCCGGGCGGGGTCGCCAAACACACCTCGAAGTGCAGGTGA
- a CDS encoding MCE family protein yields the protein MWLGLAAIGLLVVVIVAALAINSLNVGDRRVEADFAQAAQLGAGDQVTVAGVPVGHVASIRLAGDHVTVTLSVQHDVPLGADTAAAIKLTTLLGNRYVELAPRGPGSAGRIPLAHTTVPYDLQSALTDVTRTFDQVDADQVGHALTDLSGQLNGLPQLVPSVMQNVKTLSAVIAQRRDQLGALLTSTAKLTEVVQAQQANIGSLVTQGRSLLAEVQARRQAIESMIAASTHLIDSLKPLVVDDQPELQGLITNLNEMTRMLSSHDDLLRNILQILPVPWRSWANLTGTGPELDANAPYGAFLDSFMCALVGRAPQVDIPPYSKDCK from the coding sequence GTGTGGCTCGGCCTGGCCGCCATCGGCCTGCTGGTGGTGGTGATCGTGGCGGCGCTGGCGATCAATTCGCTGAACGTCGGCGACCGCCGGGTGGAGGCCGATTTCGCGCAGGCCGCGCAGCTCGGCGCGGGTGATCAGGTGACGGTCGCGGGCGTACCGGTCGGGCATGTGGCGAGCATCCGGCTCGCGGGCGACCACGTGACCGTGACGCTGAGCGTCCAGCACGACGTGCCGCTGGGCGCCGACACCGCCGCCGCCATCAAACTGACCACGCTGCTGGGCAACCGGTACGTCGAGCTCGCGCCGCGCGGTCCCGGTTCCGCCGGTCGAATCCCGTTGGCGCACACCACCGTTCCCTACGATCTGCAATCCGCGCTGACCGATGTGACCCGCACCTTCGATCAGGTCGACGCCGATCAGGTCGGACACGCGTTGACCGATCTGTCCGGTCAGCTCAACGGCCTGCCGCAGCTGGTGCCCTCGGTGATGCAGAACGTGAAGACCCTGTCGGCGGTGATCGCCCAGCGCCGCGATCAGCTCGGCGCGCTGCTCACCAGTACCGCCAAGCTCACCGAGGTCGTGCAGGCGCAGCAGGCGAACATCGGCTCCCTGGTCACCCAGGGCCGCAGCCTGCTCGCGGAGGTGCAGGCCCGGCGGCAGGCGATCGAGTCGATGATCGCGGCGAGCACCCACCTGATCGACTCGCTGAAGCCGCTGGTGGTGGACGATCAGCCCGAACTCCAGGGGCTGATCACCAATCTGAACGAGATGACCCGGATGCTGAGCAGCCACGACGACCTGCTGCGCAACATCCTGCAGATCCTCCCGGTGCCGTGGCGCTCGTGGGCCAACCTCACCGGCACCGGCCCGGAACTGGACGCCAACGCGCCCTACGGCGCCTTCCTCGACTCGTTCATGTGCGCGCTGGTCGGCCGGGCGCCGCAGGTCGACATTCCCCCGTACTCGAAGGACTGCAAATGA
- a CDS encoding ABC transporter permease, which yields MAAQYYPLSIGTIVRAADPPAKLFMRLGHMALFFLKSVASVPIVLRHYRKELLRLISVVTWGNGSLIVGGGTAGIIIVLGGSAGALVGIEGYSALKLLGIGPATGLISATASTRELAPIMASIAFASQAGCRFTAQLGAMRISEEIDAMETLAIRSIPYLVTTRLMASIAAIVPLYVVCLVVNFLAVQLTIGLAGSQSPGTYDHYFRMVLSSSDVVYSLVKAVVFVIITTTIQCYYGYYSSGGPEGVGVAAGRAMRAGITVMIIVNLLLTMALWGFDAGARISG from the coding sequence ATGGCCGCGCAGTACTACCCGTTGTCGATCGGGACGATCGTCCGGGCCGCCGACCCGCCGGCGAAGTTGTTCATGCGGCTGGGCCACATGGCCCTTTTCTTCCTGAAGTCGGTGGCCTCGGTGCCGATCGTGCTGCGGCACTATCGCAAGGAGCTGCTGCGGTTGATCTCCGTCGTCACCTGGGGTAACGGCTCGCTGATCGTCGGCGGCGGCACGGCCGGGATCATCATCGTGCTCGGCGGCAGCGCCGGGGCCCTGGTCGGGATCGAGGGGTACAGCGCGCTGAAGCTGCTGGGCATCGGCCCGGCCACCGGCCTGATCTCCGCGACCGCCTCGACCCGGGAACTGGCGCCGATCATGGCGTCGATCGCCTTCGCCTCGCAGGCGGGCTGCCGGTTCACCGCTCAGCTCGGCGCGATGCGGATCTCCGAGGAGATCGACGCGATGGAGACGCTGGCGATCCGGTCGATCCCGTATCTGGTGACCACCCGGCTGATGGCCTCGATCGCGGCGATCGTGCCGCTGTACGTGGTCTGCCTGGTGGTGAATTTCCTTGCGGTGCAGTTGACCATCGGCCTGGCGGGCAGTCAGTCGCCGGGCACCTACGACCACTACTTCCGAATGGTGCTCAGCAGTTCCGATGTCGTGTACTCGCTGGTGAAAGCCGTTGTCTTCGTTATCATCACGACCACGATCCAGTGCTACTACGGCTACTACTCCAGCGGCGGGCCGGAGGGTGTCGGCGTGGCGGCCGGGCGCGCCATGCGCGCCGGCATCACGGTGATGATCATCGTCAACCTGTTGCTGACGATGGCGTTGTGGGGATTCGACGCCGGTGCGCGGATCAGTGGGTGA
- a CDS encoding MlaD family protein, with the protein MNEKAMPARGSGAGTAVAAVVVGTFEFLARQRLIVSLVALVAVLVLGASYLTFGSLQVNPLHSTYLVRVHLRDSGGLLADRDVTVRGVRVGRVSSVDIGDGGVTATAVIDGGVHIPADSDARVLGLSAAGEQYLDFVPTQSSGPYLADGAVIGVDRTTTPVTLAQLLGDLNGTIVQLDPAKLHAIVQELGVSSAGPEKLTAIVNGGVFLIDTLGGVLPQTTDLLRNSRVVLGTVRDLAPGLRATAADLDSTLAGVEKMTGGYTTLVGLTPDTLRTMDGIIADNSPTMVQLLGSLATVAQMSYVHVPALREVFFPQQRDGSAADRVTSAFHDGYAWALASIYPRKQCDYPVPRLPVSMPDFPEPYLYADCTDPDPTLLPRGARNAPRPPGDDTLHPPPGADPLATSDPTPRGPQTIPTPFGGPYVPR; encoded by the coding sequence ATGAACGAGAAGGCAATGCCCGCACGTGGTTCCGGCGCCGGGACGGCCGTGGCCGCAGTAGTGGTCGGGACGTTCGAATTCCTCGCCCGGCAGCGGCTGATCGTGTCGCTGGTCGCCCTGGTCGCGGTGCTGGTACTCGGCGCGTCGTATCTGACTTTCGGTTCGCTGCAGGTGAATCCGCTGCACTCGACCTATCTGGTCCGGGTGCATCTGCGCGATTCCGGTGGGCTGCTGGCGGATCGGGACGTCACCGTGCGCGGCGTGCGGGTCGGCCGGGTGTCGTCGGTGGACATCGGCGACGGCGGCGTGACCGCGACCGCCGTCATCGACGGCGGCGTGCACATCCCGGCGGACAGCGACGCGCGCGTCCTCGGGTTGTCCGCGGCGGGGGAGCAGTACCTGGATTTCGTGCCCACCCAGAGTTCCGGCCCCTACCTGGCCGACGGCGCGGTGATCGGGGTGGACCGGACCACGACCCCGGTCACGCTGGCCCAGCTGCTCGGCGATCTGAACGGCACCATCGTGCAACTGGATCCGGCGAAACTGCACGCCATCGTGCAGGAGCTCGGCGTGAGTTCGGCGGGACCGGAGAAGCTCACCGCGATCGTGAACGGCGGTGTGTTCCTGATCGATACGCTCGGCGGCGTACTGCCGCAGACCACCGATCTGCTGCGCAACAGCCGGGTGGTGCTCGGCACCGTCCGTGATCTGGCGCCGGGCCTGCGGGCCACCGCGGCCGATCTGGACAGCACGCTCGCCGGGGTGGAGAAGATGACCGGCGGCTACACCACGCTGGTGGGTCTCACCCCGGACACGCTGCGGACGATGGACGGCATCATCGCCGACAACTCGCCGACGATGGTCCAGCTGCTGGGCAGTCTCGCGACCGTGGCGCAGATGTCGTACGTGCACGTGCCCGCGCTGCGCGAGGTGTTCTTCCCGCAGCAGCGCGACGGTTCGGCGGCGGACCGGGTGACCTCGGCCTTCCACGACGGCTACGCGTGGGCATTGGCCAGTATCTACCCGCGCAAGCAGTGCGACTACCCCGTGCCGCGGCTGCCGGTGAGCATGCCCGACTTCCCCGAACCGTATCTGTACGCCGATTGCACCGATCCGGATCCGACCCTGCTGCCGCGTGGCGCCCGCAACGCGCCCCGGCCGCCCGGTGACGACACGTTGCATCCGCCGCCGGGAGCGGATCCGCTCGCGACCTCCGACCCCACACCGCGCGGGCCGCAGACGATCCCGACCCCGTTCGGTGGTCCCTATGTGCCCAGATAG
- a CDS encoding MCE family protein has translation MSRLSRRIVLALLIVLTVVAVGAAAGPFSGPGTLTVTAQFDNAAGLYVGNAVDVLGMKIGKVESITQRGAYVEVRMSVQSSVPIPADATAVTVSDSVLTDRHVEFTPPYRGGPALRDHAVLDPGHTRTPIEFDSVLAMADKLSKSLGGDGAGHGPIAGLVDVGASTAGHGDDIKAALDQLAGALRTGSDQGAATKDAVTKIVTDLDSLTAAAAANDQQIRDFGSGVHQLSDLLADQQLGTGDTGAKLNQILAATTDLMQRNRGAIASTAGNANVMMRSLSDYQRNIGEFMDLFPLVVDNAYAVIDPDLRVGRVHVNVDKIVLDGQMVKEVCNLLDLKQLGCNTGKMSDMGPDFGVVAMLAGIAGLPK, from the coding sequence ATGAGCAGACTGTCCCGCCGGATCGTGCTGGCGCTGCTGATCGTGCTCACCGTCGTGGCCGTCGGGGCCGCCGCCGGTCCGTTCTCCGGCCCCGGCACCCTCACCGTGACCGCCCAGTTCGACAACGCGGCCGGCCTGTACGTCGGCAACGCGGTGGACGTGCTGGGCATGAAGATCGGGAAGGTCGAGTCCATCACCCAGCGCGGCGCCTACGTCGAGGTGCGGATGAGCGTGCAGAGCTCGGTGCCGATCCCGGCCGACGCGACGGCGGTGACGGTATCGGATTCGGTGCTCACCGACCGGCACGTCGAGTTCACCCCGCCCTATCGCGGCGGCCCGGCGCTGCGCGACCACGCGGTGCTGGATCCGGGCCACACCCGGACCCCGATCGAATTCGACAGCGTGCTGGCGATGGCCGACAAACTCTCGAAATCACTGGGTGGCGACGGCGCCGGGCACGGCCCGATCGCGGGTCTGGTCGACGTCGGCGCGTCGACCGCCGGGCACGGTGACGACATCAAGGCCGCCCTGGACCAGCTCGCCGGGGCGCTGCGCACCGGCAGCGATCAGGGCGCGGCCACCAAGGACGCGGTCACGAAGATCGTCACCGATCTGGACTCGCTGACCGCGGCGGCCGCCGCCAACGATCAGCAGATCCGCGACTTCGGTTCCGGCGTACACCAATTGAGCGATCTGCTGGCCGACCAGCAGCTCGGCACCGGCGACACCGGCGCGAAGCTGAACCAGATCCTCGCGGCCACCACCGATCTCATGCAGCGCAACCGGGGCGCGATCGCGTCGACGGCCGGCAACGCGAACGTGATGATGCGCAGCCTGTCGGACTACCAGCGCAACATCGGTGAGTTCATGGACCTGTTCCCGCTGGTCGTCGACAACGCCTACGCCGTCATCGATCCCGATCTGCGTGTCGGCCGGGTGCACGTGAACGTGGACAAGATCGTCCTGGACGGGCAGATGGTCAAGGAGGTGTGCAACCTGCTGGATCTGAAACAGCTGGGCTGCAACACCGGGAAGATGTCGGACATGGGCCCCGACTTCGGAGTGGTGGCCATGCTGGCCGGAATCGCGGGGTTGCCGAAATGA
- a CDS encoding MlaD family protein, protein MALPVVVLALAAAGCSSGGLDQVPLPAPSIGSSYRLTATFANALNLPAKAPVKVNGADVGQVESMRAHDYNAVVTVRVRTGVSLPVGTTAELRSATPLGDVFIALTPPPDPAVAGGRTLHDGDAIPQSGTSAAATIEEVLTRAALLVNGGVIRDLTKVINGAGAQLDGRGDRLADLIAETTKLVETLSARSDQIRSAVRDAATLTDTVAAQQSTVNDAVAAAGPALDAIGANTQNIVDLVGRLDRIAVLMEKFPSINGTGKRSIVTDLNNLAAGLNTAATQPEANLDSLNKTFVIVGGKVANGTGATADADIIQFALGTGPDPNFPGDPTAKVPDGTDWANFVGSLAYTLGRLHDRVIGPGR, encoded by the coding sequence GTGGCGCTGCCGGTGGTGGTGCTGGCACTGGCCGCGGCCGGATGTTCCTCGGGCGGACTGGATCAGGTGCCGCTACCGGCGCCGTCGATCGGGTCGAGCTATCGCCTGACCGCCACCTTCGCCAACGCGCTCAACCTACCCGCGAAGGCGCCGGTGAAGGTGAACGGCGCCGACGTCGGCCAGGTCGAGTCGATGCGGGCGCACGACTACAACGCGGTGGTCACCGTGCGGGTCCGGACCGGGGTGTCGCTGCCGGTCGGCACGACCGCCGAATTGCGTTCGGCGACACCGCTGGGCGATGTGTTCATCGCGCTCACCCCGCCGCCGGACCCCGCCGTCGCGGGCGGCCGGACGCTGCACGACGGCGACGCGATCCCGCAGTCCGGCACCTCGGCCGCCGCGACGATCGAGGAGGTGCTGACCCGGGCCGCACTGCTGGTGAACGGCGGCGTGATTCGCGATCTGACCAAGGTGATCAACGGCGCCGGCGCCCAACTGGACGGCCGCGGCGACCGGCTCGCCGACCTCATCGCCGAGACCACCAAACTGGTCGAAACCCTCTCGGCGCGTTCGGATCAGATCCGCTCCGCGGTCCGCGACGCGGCCACCCTCACCGATACCGTTGCCGCACAACAGTCCACCGTGAACGACGCGGTGGCCGCCGCGGGACCGGCGCTGGATGCCATCGGGGCGAATACGCAGAACATCGTCGACCTGGTGGGGCGGCTCGACCGGATCGCCGTGCTGATGGAGAAGTTCCCGTCGATCAACGGCACCGGAAAGCGCAGCATCGTCACCGATCTGAACAACCTGGCCGCCGGACTGAACACGGCCGCGACCCAGCCCGAGGCGAACCTCGATTCGCTCAACAAGACCTTCGTGATCGTCGGCGGCAAGGTCGCCAACGGCACCGGCGCCACCGCCGACGCCGATATCATCCAGTTCGCGCTCGGCACCGGGCCCGATCCCAACTTCCCGGGCGATCCGACGGCGAAGGTGCCCGACGGAACCGACTGGGCCAACTTCGTCGGCTCGCTGGCCTACACCCTGGGCCGGCTGCACGACCGCGTGATCGGACCGGGCCGATGA
- a CDS encoding xanthine dehydrogenase family protein molybdopterin-binding subunit, giving the protein MTTGTATAGFVGARVPRIEDLRLVTGAGEYVDDIVRPGMAHVHFVRSPLPRARILDIDVSEALALEGVRAVYTAADLNPEVHELVYALDLPGMPPVPRPPLAEGEVRFVGDPVVLIVAVDRYVAEDAAELVIVDYDPLPPIVDYTAAAENPEQVHADCPGNLAALIPGMPAEQRQKIFDDAAHVVRQHIFQQGYVPVPMETRGLIAEWSAPTGEMTIWASTQSPHGMRAFCARLLGVPEHLVRVVARDTGGGFGQKVVPGREDISVMLAARKLRASLKWIEDRQENLISAGSARHESGIAQMAFDADGTILFAAIDYLQNVGAYPIPSPLTAAFPVGMLFTGPYRVPAATFDLKLVYTNTVGRVAYRGPWQFESVAREILMDTAARQIGIDPIELRRRNMIRQDELPMVNPCGMPYSDMTPLETFEKAVEALDYEAFRKEQETARAQGRYLGVGTCTYVEPTAGSTPFYATEGGTIRIEPSGGVNVYVAGGSAGNSLETTVVQLTADALGVHVEDVHTIQGDTAVTPFGGGTGGSRSASVTAGAVAETAAALRERIIAIAAHKLGTPAEDIEFADGRATIRGVPDVALTLREIAEIAYFQPEALPAGIPAGLEASGRYRAAAPMIWANATHVCTCEVDIETGRVTLLRYIVGEDVGPMINPNVVEGQIYGGTVQGIGGALYESQAYDDDGNPIATTFMDYLLPTATEAPTIEVVHVESHSAGPGGFKGVGEGGAIGSAPAVINAVADALAPLGVEVSALPLSPATIVGLIDAARGKDRQ; this is encoded by the coding sequence ATGACGACCGGTACTGCCACAGCGGGTTTCGTCGGCGCGCGGGTTCCGCGCATCGAGGACCTGCGGCTGGTGACCGGCGCGGGCGAATACGTCGACGACATCGTCCGGCCGGGCATGGCCCACGTGCATTTCGTCCGCAGCCCGTTACCGCGAGCGCGGATCCTCGACATCGACGTCTCCGAGGCGCTGGCGCTGGAGGGGGTGCGCGCGGTCTACACCGCCGCGGACCTGAATCCCGAGGTCCACGAACTGGTCTACGCCCTGGATCTGCCCGGTATGCCGCCGGTGCCGCGGCCGCCGCTGGCCGAGGGTGAGGTGCGCTTCGTCGGCGATCCGGTGGTGCTGATCGTCGCCGTCGACCGGTACGTCGCGGAGGACGCGGCCGAACTGGTCATCGTCGACTACGACCCGCTGCCGCCGATCGTCGATTACACGGCCGCCGCGGAGAATCCGGAGCAGGTCCACGCCGACTGCCCCGGCAACCTCGCGGCGCTCATCCCGGGCATGCCGGCCGAGCAGCGGCAGAAGATCTTCGACGACGCGGCACATGTGGTGCGGCAGCACATCTTTCAGCAGGGCTACGTGCCCGTGCCGATGGAGACCCGCGGCCTGATCGCCGAATGGTCGGCGCCGACCGGCGAGATGACGATCTGGGCCTCGACCCAGTCGCCGCACGGTATGCGCGCCTTCTGCGCGCGGCTGCTGGGCGTTCCGGAACATCTGGTGCGCGTGGTGGCCCGCGACACCGGCGGCGGTTTCGGCCAGAAGGTGGTCCCCGGCCGCGAGGACATCTCGGTGATGCTCGCCGCCCGCAAGCTGCGCGCCTCGCTGAAGTGGATCGAGGACCGGCAGGAGAATCTGATCTCCGCGGGCTCCGCGCGCCACGAGTCCGGTATCGCGCAGATGGCCTTCGACGCCGACGGCACGATCCTGTTCGCCGCCATCGACTATCTGCAGAACGTCGGCGCCTACCCGATCCCGTCGCCGCTGACGGCGGCCTTCCCGGTCGGCATGCTGTTCACCGGCCCGTACCGGGTACCGGCGGCCACCTTCGACCTGAAGTTGGTGTACACCAACACCGTCGGCCGCGTTGCCTACCGCGGGCCGTGGCAGTTCGAATCGGTCGCGCGCGAGATCCTGATGGACACCGCGGCCCGGCAGATCGGCATCGATCCGATCGAACTGCGGCGCCGCAACATGATTCGCCAGGACGAGCTGCCGATGGTCAACCCCTGCGGTATGCCGTACAGCGATATGACGCCGCTGGAGACCTTCGAGAAGGCCGTCGAGGCACTCGATTACGAGGCCTTCCGCAAGGAACAGGAAACCGCCCGCGCGCAGGGCCGCTACCTCGGCGTCGGGACCTGTACCTATGTGGAGCCGACCGCCGGTTCGACCCCGTTCTACGCCACCGAGGGCGGCACCATCCGGATCGAGCCGTCGGGCGGGGTGAACGTCTACGTCGCCGGCGGTTCGGCCGGAAACAGCCTGGAGACCACCGTCGTCCAGCTGACCGCCGACGCGCTCGGCGTGCACGTCGAGGATGTGCACACCATCCAGGGCGATACCGCGGTGACCCCGTTCGGCGGCGGCACCGGCGGCAGCCGCTCGGCCTCGGTGACCGCCGGCGCGGTCGCGGAAACCGCTGCGGCACTGCGGGAACGGATCATCGCCATCGCGGCGCACAAGCTCGGCACCCCCGCCGAGGACATCGAGTTCGCCGACGGCCGGGCGACGATCCGGGGCGTCCCGGATGTCGCGCTGACCCTGCGTGAGATCGCCGAGATCGCCTACTTCCAGCCCGAGGCGCTGCCAGCGGGCATCCCGGCCGGACTGGAGGCCAGCGGCCGCTATCGTGCCGCGGCGCCGATGATCTGGGCCAACGCCACCCACGTCTGCACCTGCGAGGTCGACATCGAGACCGGCCGGGTGACGTTGCTGCGCTACATCGTCGGTGAGGACGTCGGCCCGATGATCAACCCGAACGTGGTGGAGGGCCAGATCTACGGCGGCACCGTACAGGGCATCGGCGGCGCGCTCTACGAGTCGCAGGCCTACGACGACGACGGCAACCCGATCGCCACCACCTTCATGGACTACCTGCTGCCGACCGCGACCGAGGCGCCGACCATCGAGGTCGTCCACGTCGAATCGCACAGCGCGGGCCCCGGCGGCTTCAAGGGGGTCGGCGAGGGCGGCGCGATCGGCTCTGCCCCGGCGGTGATCAACGCGGTCGCCGACGCCCTGGCCCCGCTCGGGGTCGAGGTCAGCGCGCTGCCGCTGTCACCGGCGACCATCGTCGGCCTGATCGACGCGGCTCGTGGAAAGGACCGCCAGTGA
- a CDS encoding ABC transporter permease translates to MIDRLPTQSPVDAIKRWARGYLRRHPIASLETVGAQFVMGVRAFQYLFLDIVTGKFAFREFVLQAAFMIKTSILPTIAVALPISATLSIQFGLLAGQVGATSLAGAASGLAVIRQAAPVVTAMLLAAAVGSAICADLGSRTIREEIDAMEVMGVPVMRRLVVPRVAAGVVVAVGLTGVSAFVGFLAGYLFNVYIQGGTPGSFVATFSSFATIGDMYLAVVKAVVFGLIVTIVACQKGLSTKGGPSGVADSVNATVVASIVLLMLVNVGFTQIYTMLFPRAAL, encoded by the coding sequence GTGATCGATCGACTGCCCACGCAGTCGCCGGTCGACGCGATCAAACGCTGGGCCCGGGGTTATCTGCGACGGCATCCGATCGCCTCGCTGGAGACCGTCGGCGCGCAGTTCGTGATGGGCGTGCGGGCCTTCCAATATCTGTTCCTCGACATCGTGACCGGGAAGTTCGCGTTCCGGGAATTCGTGTTGCAGGCGGCGTTCATGATCAAGACGTCGATCCTGCCGACGATCGCGGTGGCGCTGCCGATCAGCGCCACGCTGTCCATCCAGTTCGGCCTGCTGGCCGGTCAGGTCGGCGCGACCTCGCTCGCGGGCGCGGCCAGCGGCCTGGCGGTGATCCGGCAGGCCGCCCCCGTGGTGACCGCGATGCTGCTGGCCGCCGCGGTCGGCTCGGCGATCTGCGCCGATCTGGGTTCGCGGACCATCCGCGAGGAGATCGACGCGATGGAGGTCATGGGCGTCCCGGTGATGCGCCGGCTGGTGGTCCCGCGGGTCGCCGCGGGTGTGGTGGTCGCGGTCGGCCTGACCGGGGTGAGCGCCTTCGTCGGCTTCCTCGCCGGCTACCTGTTCAACGTGTACATCCAGGGCGGGACGCCGGGCAGTTTCGTGGCGACCTTCTCCTCCTTCGCCACCATCGGCGATATGTACCTGGCGGTGGTCAAGGCGGTGGTGTTCGGCCTGATCGTGACGATCGTCGCGTGCCAGAAGGGCCTGAGCACCAAGGGCGGTCCCAGCGGCGTCGCCGATTCGGTGAACGCGACGGTGGTCGCCTCGATCGTGCTGCTGATGCTGGTGAACGTCGGCTTCACGCAGATCTACACGATGTTGTTCCCACGGGCGGCGCTCTAG